The nucleotide sequence AGGTGAGCCGAGAGGGGTAAAAGAAATCTCAGCTTCGGGTTCCTTATCAGCAAAACAGGAATAATATACCTTCGTGACAGGTAAGTCACAGACCACAGCTGAAAAGCCTTGGGGGCATCTGACAGACCCCACCTTCCAGAATCCCACCTGGGAAACAGATCCCAGATCTGGAAGCTAGGGTAGAGTAACACCCTTTGCGGCTCAAAAGCTCCCCAGGTGTTAACGGTAATCACTGAGGTTGGAAACAGTGCCCCCAGGTGAGGGATTTAGAGCCATCGGAGAGGGGTACAATAAATACCTCTGTGTGATATGGTAAAAGCTTGTCAAGTTCTTGAAAATGCCATTTAGTTCATTATAATTGATTCGCTGACATTAAATAATACAGAACACTTCTAGCACTCTTCATGGAGGTTATCCAGAACATTTTTGGTAGAGAACCCTGTAAAGTCTTTTCCACACCTGCCCCAAATAAAGCATGCAAAAAAAATTCTGGACAAAATATTTtggtagtttgttttgttttagaagcaTAAaaagtagtttgtttgtttttttaatccacttttcCCAATAGGAAAAGTGGATTCAAATCAGGTAGCAGTGGATGCAGGGGGGTACCTGGAGAATGAGCGTTTCCCCTTATTTAGAGTACTTACTTCTTAGTAGTAGACCTGGATTTTCACATATAATCTTGGGATGGGaagcagctttctttctttctttttttttttttttaaagattttatttatttatttgacagagattacaagtagtcagagagagagaggaagggaagcaggctccccgctgagcatagagcccgatgtggggcttgatcccaggaccctgagatcatgacctgagtggaaggcagaggctttaacccactgagccacccaggcaccccaggaagtaGCTTTCTGAGCCTGAGTGAACCCGAGGTGGTTTCTGTAAACTTTCTGTGAAGGGtctgatagtaaatattttccatgTTGCAGGCCTGAAGGACCCTATGGTGACTACTGGACTGTGCCCTTGGGCACAACCAGCCAAAGACAGCATGTAAAGGAATGAGCATCTGTTTATCtgcaataaagctttattgacaAAAGGAGCTCACAGGCCAACTTGGGCCTACACTTTGCCGACACCCTATCTAGAGTCACAATCCAAACGGAAGCAGATTTTGCCATGTAGTTAAAGTTATTTCCTCTGCAAAAAGAGCCGGTAGCAAAGTTAAGGCAGCAAACTGAGAAAAATTATTTGCTCTCTGTACGATTGATAAAAGGACTAGTATGCTCATCACAAAGACAGATACTCAGATAAAGCCGCTGTaaagaaatttccattttgttttgcatAACCAAGGCAACTTTGGTTATAGTTGGTGGAGGTTTTCCCTCCACTCACTCTTACACCTTTATGTGTTGGTCAAACTTCATTTTTTGTGTTTATAATAAGTATGTGAAAGGATCAAAACTACAACATATTTTTGGGGGAAACCCATCACTCCTCGGTCCTAAGGTGTATGGAcaccttactttaaaaaaaaaagaggttaaaaattCTCTAGAAATGGCCGAGACAGAGGCCCAAGGCATAATCAGTGCAGACCCAAGGTTGCTGACCGGTGGGAGAAGTGGCTAACTTTTCAGGGGTACAGTGGGGTAAGGCAGGGTGCAGGTCGGTGGGAGGACCGTACTTGGGAGGGAGCCAAGAGAGAATCCATCATCCCAGGTCTAGACCAAACCCCCAAGAGATGGTACCATGGGTTTAGGTCTGGGATTCTGAAAACATTTGCATCAGAAGGGGCAGCTCACGAGCTGGGCCAGGCATCCGGGACTGAGTGTGTTTTTGTGTGCCCAGCTGTCGGGAGCCCTGTCCCTGATGCAACACCTCCTCTCCCGTCCCTTCAGCATGAACCCAGCATCACAGTGCACCTGTGGCTGATGCCAGTGCACCCCCAGAAGCCCATGTCCCCCAGTCAGCTGACCCTCTCCCAGCTGCCCCTCACGTGGCAGCTCTACCCTGGAAGAAGGTACAGAGCAATGGACTCCAGGCTCTGGGAAGTGGTGGACCATGGCCAGGCAAGTGTGTGGTGGCCCCAGGAGAGGGTGAGCAGGAGCAGGTGCTGGCTGCATGCGTGCAAAGTGGgcgcagggagggaggggccgggtTCCCCTCTGCTTCAGGTGGCTGGACAAGCATTCCCTGGGGGGCTCTGACTGCTGCCCCTCTCCTGCAGATTGCCTCCACAGAGCAGCTGATCCTGGCACAGCTGCCCCCCAGGGAGTGACTGACGGTGGAGAGCCACTCTGGGCTGATGCTCATGGGCTGGTACGGGCAGGTACGTGTCCCGCAGTGCGCAGAGCCGACAAAAGCAAGGAGGCTTCTTCTCTTTACTGGAAGATGGTGATGgtttcctttccctcctgctgctccctgaGCTCATCTCACAAAGccaaccccgcccccccccccccccggtctctCATTGTCACTGTgaaccagcccccccccccttcacaAAGCACGAGATCTCACCAGTTAATAGTCATCATTTAAGTTTTGCAAGAATGCTGTAAGGTGCATGTATTAAtgtcccactttacagatgagaaagctgaggctctgTGGGTTGGAAGGATTGCTCCAAGGCCTGGAGCCCGGAAACAGTGGTGCTCAAGCTCAGGTCCAGTGAGTGTGGCCCTCTACCTAGACCTGACCATGGCACTGGGGTACCGTGCGTCTCATCACTGGCAGTGGCCTTCAAGGACCCTGCCTCCACCCGCAGACACCTTCTCTGTGAGACTGACTGGGACAGGACCCCATGCACTGGAGGGACTGGAGCTGGGTCCTCGCCCTCCCAGTCTGGTCCTGCTTGGACTGGGGGCCCCATTCCTCCATGATGCTctgcctccttctttcttctcccaggTCTCCCTGGCCCCAGGGATCCTCCAGGAGCATCTCTTCATACCTGCTCTTCTGTTTGCACCTAGCACGGCCTCcctggagggagagaggcagcagCGCTtttgccaactttggttttcttgtttCCCTCAGTCGTCCCACTCTGCTCAGCTCTGCGCTCAGCGTGACCTGCCTGGATGGGCCAATCTGAGTGCTGGGCCCTGCTCCCCTACTGGCTGCGAGCCAtggtttctccttcccttttgtgCCCCCGATGCCATTTTCCAGGTGCCTCTCTGCAGGTCCCTCTGAGGCCCCCAGACTGGGCTCCAGCCAGACCCACGGCCTCCAGTGCCGCCCGTGATTGGAACTTGCCCTCAACTTGCTCCCTTCAGGTGGGGAGCATCTCAGTTTAAGAGACAGCCTCAGAGGGAGCTGGGTCTGGACTTGGGGCTTGGGTTCTGCGGACCTGCTGAGCCGGAGGAGGTGGAATCCCAGGCGGCCCACCTGTACCAGGAGCACGTGGATGGACAGACTTGGCCAGTGGTT is from Mustela lutreola isolate mMusLut2 chromosome 7, mMusLut2.pri, whole genome shotgun sequence and encodes:
- the TCL1B gene encoding T-cell leukemia/lymphoma protein 1B; this translates as MASQASPWLGVPPHRLWAVRPGIYEDEKGRTWVTVVVRLSPSQRARARGSPGSTHEPSITVHLWLMPVHPQKPMSPSQLTLSQLPLTWQLYPGRRYRAMDSRLWEVVDHGQIASTEQLILAQLPPRE